One genomic window of [Clostridium] scindens ATCC 35704 includes the following:
- a CDS encoding transposase, translating into MSKKTISAKDKISAVMLYFEGNVSQHQLAERLEVSLATVQQWIRNYESMGEDAFLMKHYKRYSKELKLQAVQEYFIDVNDKRVLRICRKKDIKSTIKYSNNGCTGQAANPQYIAENILNREFTVICQMRNGLLTSRNLNIMSDP; encoded by the coding sequence ATGTCAAAGAAGACGATATCTGCTAAAGATAAAATATCTGCGGTTATGCTATATTTTGAGGGAAATGTTTCCCAGCATCAATTGGCAGAACGGTTAGAGGTGAGTCTTGCTACTGTCCAACAATGGATTCGTAATTATGAATCTATGGGGGAAGATGCATTCCTAATGAAACATTATAAACGATATTCAAAAGAACTGAAACTCCAAGCGGTGCAGGAATATTTTATAGACGTAAATGATAAACGAGTGCTGCGGATATGTCGTAAAAAAGATATCAAATCAACTATAAAATACTCAAATAATGGTTGTACAGGACAAGCTGCTAATCCACAGTATATTGCCGAAAACATCCTAAATAGAGAGTTCACAGTGATATGCCAAATGAGAAATGGCTTACTGACGTCACGGAATTTAAATATTATGTCGGACCCGTAG
- a CDS encoding carboxymuconolactone decarboxylase family protein, giving the protein MKDVRAILEDSNYGMKALGDSNPEAFGSLSGFIGAALSEGSISSKNKELICIAISVYSRCEYCIVGHAYNALKAGCTRQEILEAATVATAFGGGPTMAYSSALLVAALDEFEKDFK; this is encoded by the coding sequence ATGAAAGATGTCAGAGCAATATTAGAAGATTCCAATTACGGTATGAAGGCCTTAGGCGACTCTAATCCAGAAGCATTCGGCTCCTTATCAGGCTTCATCGGAGCCGCGCTTTCCGAAGGGAGCATTTCCTCAAAGAACAAAGAATTAATCTGTATCGCTATATCCGTATATTCCAGATGCGAGTATTGCATTGTAGGACATGCGTACAATGCTTTAAAAGCAGGGTGCACGAGACAGGAAATCCTTGAAGCGGCAACGGTTGCCACGGCTTTTGGAGGTGGTCCGACAATGGCATATTCCTCAGCCCTCCTTGTGGCTGCATTGGATGAATTTGAAAAAGATTTTAAATAG
- a CDS encoding ECF transporter S component: MKTKKHDTRWMVSVALMAAIVIVLANTPLGMIQLPIIKATTVHIPVIIGAILLGPSAGAILGAVFGVCSLISNTMAPTLLSFAFSPFMSTTGIPGALKAIWISVGCRILIGVAAGWLWILLSKLKVGQLIALPIVGFIGSMVNTVAVMGSIYLLFAQEYAQAREVGVTAVWGLIMGTVTASGIPEAIAAAVLVLALGKVLIQVFKKMNIRMMNTQLAK, translated from the coding sequence ATGAAGACAAAGAAACACGACACACGTTGGATGGTCAGTGTTGCACTTATGGCAGCGATTGTCATCGTGCTGGCGAACACGCCGCTGGGGATGATTCAACTGCCGATTATTAAGGCGACAACTGTACACATTCCGGTAATTATCGGAGCGATTCTGTTAGGCCCATCAGCCGGAGCAATCCTGGGCGCCGTATTTGGCGTATGCTCATTGATCAGCAATACGATGGCGCCAACGCTTTTATCCTTTGCATTCTCTCCATTCATGAGTACTACAGGGATACCGGGAGCACTAAAGGCAATCTGGATTTCAGTAGGATGCAGGATCTTGATTGGAGTAGCGGCAGGATGGCTATGGATTTTACTGAGCAAGCTGAAGGTAGGCCAGTTGATAGCGCTTCCAATCGTAGGATTCATCGGGTCAATGGTGAATACGGTGGCGGTTATGGGAAGCATTTACCTGCTATTCGCCCAGGAGTACGCGCAGGCCAGGGAAGTTGGCGTAACCGCGGTATGGGGCCTGATTATGGGAACGGTGACTGCATCAGGAATACCGGAGGCAATCGCGGCGGCAGTGCTGGTACTGGCATTAGGCAAAGTACTGATTCAGGTATTTAAGAAGATGAATATAAGAATGATGAACACCCAACTAGCCAAGTAA
- a CDS encoding iron-containing alcohol dehydrogenase: MLNFHYRNPARIFFGDGAENNMYDLLKEYKVTSLMFVYSGDFIKTLGIWDVIKDACDRLGIDFQECGEVVPNPKIELIRDLVKVCKEHKTDFVLAAGGGSSVDTAKSIALGIPYDGDVWDFFDGSATPETAVPIGAITTLPASGSETSNAAIVSNGLMKLGFEDDMIIPKFAIMNPKYTMGLPAYQTSCGCADILSHLLERYFSDVAHTDTTDYMIEGAIQAAIINAKRLMKDPANYDARAEIQWLASVAHNGILDTGRAADWGSHRIEHEISAQYGITHGEGMAVVLVAWCKYMAEVKPYKLAQLAKRVFDIDPYNYTEKEMAYILADKLKEFFQSLNLKTSLTEMGIDDTHFKEMADRATHNDTAPVGHYVPLHVKEFIEILKLAV, encoded by the coding sequence ATGTTAAACTTTCACTATAGAAACCCGGCTCGCATCTTCTTCGGTGACGGAGCTGAAAATAATATGTATGATCTTTTAAAAGAATACAAAGTAACTTCTCTGATGTTCGTATACAGTGGAGATTTCATTAAAACACTTGGTATCTGGGATGTTATCAAAGATGCTTGTGACCGTCTTGGAATTGATTTCCAGGAATGTGGAGAAGTTGTTCCAAACCCGAAGATCGAACTGATCCGTGATCTTGTAAAAGTATGTAAAGAACATAAAACAGACTTCGTACTCGCTGCCGGCGGCGGAAGTTCTGTAGACACAGCAAAATCTATCGCACTTGGTATTCCTTATGATGGAGATGTATGGGATTTCTTTGATGGATCCGCCACTCCTGAAACAGCAGTTCCGATTGGAGCAATCACAACACTTCCGGCAAGTGGTTCTGAGACATCTAATGCAGCGATCGTTTCCAACGGACTGATGAAATTAGGATTCGAAGATGACATGATCATCCCGAAATTTGCAATCATGAACCCGAAATATACCATGGGGCTTCCGGCATATCAGACATCCTGCGGATGCGCTGATATCCTTTCCCACCTGTTAGAGAGATATTTCTCTGACGTTGCTCACACAGATACAACTGATTATATGATCGAAGGTGCCATTCAGGCAGCAATCATCAATGCAAAACGTCTGATGAAAGACCCGGCAAACTACGATGCACGTGCTGAGATTCAGTGGCTTGCATCCGTTGCACACAACGGAATCCTTGATACCGGACGTGCCGCTGACTGGGGTTCACACAGAATCGAGCATGAAATCAGCGCTCAGTATGGCATCACTCACGGCGAAGGAATGGCAGTTGTTCTTGTAGCATGGTGCAAATACATGGCAGAAGTAAAACCTTACAAACTTGCTCAACTTGCAAAACGTGTCTTCGATATAGATCCATACAACTACACAGAAAAAGAAATGGCTTACATCTTAGCCGACAAATTAAAAGAATTCTTCCAGTCACTGAATCTGAAGACTTCTCTCACAGAAATGGGAATCGACGATACACACTTCAAAGAAATGGCAGACAGAGCTACACATAATGACACCGCTCCGGTAGGACATTATGTACCACTGCATGTAAAAGAATTTATAGAAATTTTGAAGCTTGCAGTTTAA
- a CDS encoding DeoR/GlpR family DNA-binding transcription regulator: protein MLKIDRQKHLEEELHTYGSILISTMSQKLNCSEETIRRDLKEMESQNKLKRIHGGAFLPDADDKGAPVQLRETFFSQEKERLAACAINRFIKEGDTIFLDCSTTCLTLAKELVQRNQKMIIITNSLRIINLFSNQSSNLKLISLGGTFRQRSNSFTGYQTTDAISYYIADKCFISNSAIDLTHGLLDNNMSESQVRKAFISQSRKHYLVADHTKFSDTAEYKITDLKDIDMIITDKRLPDVWEDKLQQCNIPICYC from the coding sequence ATGTTAAAGATTGACAGACAAAAACATTTGGAAGAAGAGCTTCATACGTATGGAAGCATCTTAATTTCCACAATGAGTCAAAAGCTTAATTGCAGTGAAGAAACCATTCGAAGAGATTTAAAAGAGATGGAATCACAGAACAAATTAAAAAGAATCCACGGCGGAGCATTCCTTCCGGATGCGGATGACAAAGGTGCACCTGTACAGTTACGTGAGACTTTTTTCTCACAAGAAAAAGAGAGACTGGCCGCCTGCGCAATCAATCGCTTCATCAAAGAAGGCGATACTATTTTCCTTGATTGCAGCACGACTTGCCTAACACTGGCCAAAGAACTTGTGCAAAGGAATCAGAAGATGATCATTATCACCAACTCTCTTCGTATTATTAATTTATTTAGCAATCAGTCTTCTAACCTGAAGCTTATTTCACTTGGCGGCACATTCCGTCAACGTTCCAATTCATTTACAGGATATCAGACCACCGATGCGATATCCTATTACATTGCAGATAAGTGCTTCATCAGCAACTCAGCCATCGACTTAACTCACGGTCTGCTCGACAACAATATGAGCGAAAGCCAGGTAAGAAAGGCTTTCATCTCTCAATCACGTAAACATTATCTGGTCGCTGACCATACAAAGTTTTCAGATACTGCGGAATATAAGATTACAGATTTGAAGGATATTGATATGATCATCACAGATAAACGTCTGCCCGATGTATGGGAAGATAAATTGCAGCAGTGCAACATTCCCATTTGTTATTGCTAA
- a CDS encoding IS3 family transposase: MTQSMSRVGKCIDNGPMEGFWGILKRERYYGKRFTDKETLVKMIEDYIDYYNNKRLQRNLGVLTPMEKHEIYLQAA, from the coding sequence ATGACACAAAGTATGTCTCGTGTAGGTAAATGCATCGATAACGGTCCTATGGAAGGATTTTGGGGCATTCTCAAACGAGAAAGATATTATGGTAAACGTTTTACTGATAAAGAAACACTTGTAAAAATGATTGAAGATTATATAGATTACTATAACAACAAACGCTTGCAAAGAAATCTTGGAGTTTTAACTCCAATGGAAAAACATGAAATCTACTTGCAAGCCGCATGA
- the coaBC gene encoding bifunctional phosphopantothenoylcysteine decarboxylase/phosphopantothenate--cysteine ligase CoaBC, producing MLKGKTILLGVTGGIAAYKSASLASMLVKSGAEVHVLMTEHATNFITPITFETLTGNRCVIDTFDRNFEFHVEHVALAQKADVAVIAPATANVIAKIAHGMADDMLTTTFLACRCPKIIVPAMNTAMYENAVTQNNLEALRKYGMEIIDPASGRLACGDTGAGKMPEPEFILQHIYRCCACPKDMLGLKVLVTAGPTREAIDPVRYITNHSSGKMGYSIARDCMLRGAQVTLVTGKTAIEPPMFVDVIPVTSARDMFDAVTSRSRDMDIIIKAAAVADYRPSQVADEKVKKSDAELSIPLERTDDILKFLGDNKKPGQFLCGFSMETENMLENSKKKLVKKNLDMIIANNLKVKGAGFETDTNIVTMITPDCVTELELMSKDDIATLLINHILALRQES from the coding sequence ATGTTAAAAGGAAAAACGATCCTCCTGGGCGTTACCGGAGGAATTGCCGCATATAAAAGCGCCAGCCTGGCCAGCATGCTGGTCAAATCAGGGGCCGAGGTCCATGTGCTTATGACCGAGCATGCCACAAACTTTATTACGCCGATTACTTTTGAGACGCTCACTGGCAACCGTTGCGTGATCGACACATTTGACAGGAATTTCGAATTCCATGTCGAACATGTTGCTCTTGCCCAGAAGGCGGACGTTGCCGTAATCGCCCCGGCAACTGCCAATGTGATTGCCAAGATTGCCCATGGCATGGCTGATGACATGCTGACGACTACCTTCCTGGCCTGCAGATGTCCTAAGATCATCGTGCCGGCGATGAATACGGCAATGTATGAGAATGCGGTGACCCAGAACAACCTGGAAGCGTTGAGAAAGTACGGTATGGAAATCATAGATCCTGCCAGCGGAAGGCTGGCATGCGGGGATACCGGAGCCGGGAAGATGCCGGAGCCTGAATTCATCCTCCAGCACATTTACAGATGCTGTGCCTGCCCCAAAGATATGTTGGGCTTAAAGGTTCTCGTTACCGCAGGACCTACCCGGGAAGCCATTGATCCGGTCAGGTACATTACCAACCACTCTTCGGGAAAGATGGGATACAGCATTGCGAGGGACTGTATGCTAAGGGGGGCGCAGGTTACGCTGGTAACCGGAAAAACCGCTATAGAGCCGCCGATGTTCGTCGATGTGATTCCTGTCACTTCTGCCAGAGACATGTTTGATGCCGTCACTTCCAGAAGCCGGGATATGGACATCATCATCAAGGCTGCTGCCGTTGCCGATTACCGTCCATCCCAGGTTGCAGATGAAAAGGTCAAGAAATCGGATGCTGAACTTAGCATCCCTCTGGAGCGCACGGACGATATTCTGAAATTTCTGGGTGATAACAAAAAGCCCGGCCAGTTCCTTTGTGGATTCTCTATGGAAACCGAAAATATGCTGGAGAATTCCAAGAAGAAACTGGTGAAGAAGAATCTGGATATGATCATTGCCAATAATCTGAAGGTGAAGGGGGCTGGATTTGAGACCGACACCAATATTGTCACCATGATCACTCCGGATTGCGTAACCGAACTGGAACTGATGAGCAAGGATGATATTGCTACGCTGCTTATCAATCATATCTTAGCACTTAGGCAGGAATCTTAA